From Heterodontus francisci isolate sHetFra1 chromosome 9, sHetFra1.hap1, whole genome shotgun sequence, the proteins below share one genomic window:
- the siva1 gene encoding apoptosis regulatory protein Siva, whose translation MTKRVSPFGDTAPLQWKIHVTQKELSEGVFGAKYKREVYEKTKSLLFNGAQAFMGYMWTGNSEENCTLVPMSKPIEDNCLKEPDVCNGCEGHELLHGQTFLGHNGQLVKGSLYSYRSSIKPATMNCFICLKPSNLKESCSQCDHLICQHCSKVCNHCARICCSLCSFDDYNEAYDQVFCYGCFP comes from the exons ATGACGAAGAGAGTTAGTCCTTTCGGTGACACGGCGCCGCTGCAGTGGAAGATCCACGTTACCCAGAAAGAGCTGAGCGAGGGAGTGTTTGGGGCGAAATACAAGCGAGAGGTGTACG AGAAAACTAAAAGCTTGCTGTTTAATGGTGCCCAAGCTTTTATGGGATACATGTGGACTGGTAATTCAGAAGAGAATTGTACATTGGTTCCTATGTCCAAACCTATTGAAGATAACTGCCTAAAGGAACCAGATGTTTGTAATGGATGTGAAGGACATGAATTACTCCATGGGCAAACCTTTCTAGGGCATAATGGACAACTTGTAAAGGGGTCACTATATTCATACAGAT CATCAATCAAGCCAGCAACCATGAACTGTTTTATCTGTCTGAAACCATCAAATCTCAAGGAGTCATGCTCACAGTGTGACCACTTAATATGCCAACATTGCAGCAAAGTGTGTAACCACTGTGCAAGAATTTGCTGTTCACTGTGTTCATTTGACGA TTATAATGAAGCCTATGATCAGGTGTTCTGCTATGGCTGCTTTCCATGA